The Oncorhynchus tshawytscha isolate Ot180627B linkage group LG20, Otsh_v2.0, whole genome shotgun sequence genome has a window encoding:
- the LOC112220405 gene encoding G2/mitotic-specific cyclin-B1 has protein sequence MAHRMTRNRLGSSENQTALPGKVVLGTKPTLRTRAALGEIGNVGVPRQTLKKDAKAEPTKVVDRKASTRLATVPEVQQPPKMVISPVKLEVQVFPEPLSPTAMETSGCAPIELCQAFSDVLLNIKDVDADDYDNPMLCSEYVKDIYKYLQKLEVDQAVKTKYLEGQEITGNMRAILIDWLVQVQIKFRLLQETMYMTVGIIDRFLQDNPVPKKQLQLVGVTAMFIASKYEEMYPPEIADFAFVTDRAYTTAQIRDMEMMILRVLKFSFGRPLPLQFLRRASKIGEVTAEHHTLAKYLVELTMVDYEMVHFPPSQVASAAFALTLKVFNCGDWSSTLQHYMNYTEDCLVPVMRHIAKNVVKVNEGQTKHMAVKNKYSSQKHMKIATISQLKSSLIKDLAKQLTL, from the exons ATGGCTCACCGTATGACCAGA AATCGTCTGGGTTCCTCAGAGAACCAAACTGCCCTGCCAGGCAAGGTGGTTCTGGGAACCAAGCCTACACTGAGAACACGAGCTGCGCTTGGCGAAATCGGAAATGTTGGAGTCCCCAGACAGACTCTGAAAAAG GATGCAAAGGCAGAACCCACAAAGGTGGTTGATAGGAAGGCCAGCACACGGTTGGCGACGGTCCCAGAAGTCCAACAACCCCCAAAAATGGTTATTTCCCCAGTTAAGCTGGAGGTTCAG GTTTTCCCTGAGCCATTGTCTCCCACAGCAATGGAGACCTCTGGCTGTGCTCCCATTGAACTGTGCCAGGCCTTCTCTGATGTCCTACTTAATATTAAAGATGTGGATGCTGATGACTATGACAACCCCATGCTCTGTAGTGAATATGTGaaggacatctacaaataccttcAAAAACTTGAG GTTGATCAGGCTGTTAAAACCAAATATCTGGAAGGACAGGAAATTACAGGCAACATGCGTGCCATTCTCATTGATTGGCTCGTCCAGGTCCAAATCAAGTTCCGCCTGCTGCAGGAGACCATGTATATGACTGTGGGAATCATTGACCGCTTCCTTCAG GATAACCCAGTGCCCAAAAAGCAACTTCAGTTGGTTGGTGTGACTGCCATGTTCATCGCCTCCAAATACGAGGAGATGTACCCTCCAGAGATTGCAGACTTTGCATTTGTGACTGACCGGGCCTACACCACTGCCCAGATCAGGGACATGGAAATGATGATACTGAGAGTGCTGAAGTTCAGCTTTGGCcgccctctccccctccagtTCCTCAGAAGGGCCTCAAAGATTGGCGAG GTGACTGCTGAGCACCACACCCTGGCAAAGTACTTGGTGGAGCTCACCATGGTGGACTATGAGATGGtgcacttccctccctcccaggtgGCCAGTGCAGCCTTCGCCCTCACCCTGAAGGTCTTCAACTGCGGTGACTGG AGTTCCACACTGCAGCATTACATGAACTACACCGAAGACTGCCTAGTCCCGGTCATGCGGCACATAGCAAAAAATGTTGTGAAGGTGAACGAGGGACAAACTAAGCATATG GCAGTTAAGAATAAGTACTCTAGTCAGAAGCATATGAAAATCGCCACCATTTCACAGCTGAAGTCTTCGCTGATCAAGGACCTTGCAAAGCAGCTCACCCTATGA